The following coding sequences lie in one Salvelinus fontinalis isolate EN_2023a chromosome 21, ASM2944872v1, whole genome shotgun sequence genomic window:
- the lrrtm4l1 gene encoding leucine rich repeat transmembrane neuronal 4 like 1 — protein MGSKLCDGRLAHLPLLLLLVLQALLLLCSGERTCPHSCRCEGKIVHCESAGFSDVPENISVGCQGLSLRYNDLHTLLPYQFAHLNQILWLYLDHNQISALDSRAFQGVRRLKELILSSNKISQLHNATFHGVPNLRSLDLSYNKLQMLQPGQFHGLRKLQNLHLRSNGLTNIPIRAFLECRSLEFLDLGYNRLRALTRTTFLGLQRLMELHLEHNQFSRINFFLFPRLANLRGLYLQWNRIRAVNQGLPWSWHTLQKLDLSGNEIQTLDPAVFHCLPNLQILNLESNKLSNVSQEAVSAWISLTSISLAGNVWECGTGICPLVAWLRNFRGTKDTTMICSSPKHLQGEKIMDATRNNGICEETDYFQTETPSPTPDFIETTPDPTPAHTSPPPPLPPPTTLVPLPPPLPQPLPRPTFPSRVGIDPRDSPPQAPPSLRSLVVTQPPELELMSFHKVVVGSVALFFSMSLILTVIYVSWRRYPNAARLLQQSSVVGRKRRKKSPEPEQNLSSQLQEYYMSYNPAATPEGLEVLGNGTGSCTCISGSRECENEYTCPRPLPGAWLGDVPTIH, from the coding sequence GTTCTAAGCTGTGTGATGGACGACTGGCGCACCTCCCACTCCTCCTGCTCCTCGTCCTCCAGGCCCTGCTGCTGCTCTGCTCTGGTGAACGCACCTGCCCCCACAGCTGCCGTTGTGAGGGGAAAATCGTCCATTGCGAGTCAGCTGGCTTTTCAGATGTCCCTGAGAACATCTCAGTGGGCTGCCAAGGCCTCTCTCTCCGCTACAATGACCTGCACACACTGCTCCCCTACCAGTTTGCCCACCTGAACCAAATCCTCTGGCTCTACCTGGACCACAACCAGATCTCTGCTCTAGATAGCCGGGCCTTCCAGGGGGTCCGCAGGCTTAAAGAGCTGATCCTCAGCTCCAACAAGATCTCTCAGCTCCACAACGCCACCTTCCACGGGGTGCCCAACCTCCGCAGCCTGGACCTGTCCTACAACAAGCTGCAGATGCTGCAGCCGGGGCAGTTCCACGGCCTGAGGAAGCTGCAGAACCTCCACCTCCGCTCCAACGGCCTCACCAACATCCCCATCCGGGCCTTCCTGGAATGTCGCAGCCTGGAGTTTCTGGACCTGGGCTACAACCGTCTCCGGGCCCTCACCAGGACCACTTTCCTGGGGCTGCAAAGACTCATGGAGCTGCACCTGGAGCACAACCAGTTCTCCCGGATCAACTTCTTTCTGTTTCCACGTCTTGCTAACCTGCGGGGGCTCTACCTGCAGTGGAACCGCATCCGAGCAGTCAACCAGGGCCTGCCCTGGAGCTGGCACACGCTGCAGAAACTGGACTTGTCTGGCAACGAGATCCAGACCCTGGACCCAGCCGTATTCCACTGCCTGCCCAACCTACAGATCCTCAATCTGGAGTCCAACAAGCTGTCCAACGTGTCCCAAGAGGCAGTGTCTGCCTGGATATCCCTGACCTCCATCAGCCTGGCGGGTAACGTGTGGGAATGTGGGACAGGCATCTGCCCACTAGTGGCTTGGCTGAGAAACTTTCGAGGCACTAAAGACACCACCATGATATGCAGCAGCCCAAAGCATCTGCAGGGAGAGAAGATCATGGATGCTACGAGGAACAATGGAATTTGTGAGGAAACGGACTACTTCCAGACAGAAACGCCTTCCCCGACCCCAGATTTCATTGAGACGACACCCGACCCAACCCCTGCTCACACCAGCCCCCCTCCACCCCTGCCTCCACCTACCACCCTGGTCCCCCTACCCCCACCTTTGCCTCAGCCCCTTCCCCGCCCCACCTTCCCAAGCCGGGTAGGAATTGACCCCAGAGACTCCCCTCCCCAGGCTCCACCCTCCCTCCGCAGCCTGGTGGTGACTCAGCCCCCAGAGTTGGAGCTCATGTCCTTCCACAAGGTAGTGGTGGGCAGTGTGGCGCTCTTCTTCTCCATGTCGCTCATCCTGACCGTCATCTATGTGTCGTGGAGGCGCTACCCGAACGCTGCACGGCTCCTGCAGCAGAGCTCCGTGGTGGGCCGCAAGCGACGGAAAAAGAGCCCCGAGCCAGAGCAGAACCTGAGCTCCCAGCTGCAGGAGTATTACATGAGCTACAACCCGGCCGCCACCCCGGAGGGTTTGGAGGTGCTCGGGAACGGGACTGGCTCCTGCACCTGCATCTCTGGCTCCAGGGAATGCGAG